Genomic window (Streptomyces cadmiisoli):
CGGGCGGCGTACCGCTCGACGATCTCGGCCGGGGCCGGGTGCCCGGCGGCCTCGGCGGTGGTGGAGACCGGCGAGTGCGACGTGCCCAGCGGGGTGCTGTACATCACCAGCAGGCCGAGATCGGTCAGCGGGTCGCCGAGCGTGGACATCTCCCAGTCGAGGATCGCCGTGATCCGGTCGTCGGCGCCGATCAGGACGTTGTCCAGCCGGTAGTCGCCGTGCACCACGGTCGGCGCGGGGGAGCGGGGCAGCTCCCGGCCGAGCGCCGCGTGCAGCTCGTCGATGCCGGCCAGTTCACGGTTGCGGGAGGCGTCCAGCTGCTTGCCCCAGCGGCGCAGCTGCCGGTCCAGGAAGCCCTCGGGGCGGCCGAAGTCCGCGAGGCCCACCTCGGCGGGGTCCACCGCGTGCAGGTCGACGAGCGTGTCCACCAGCGACAGCACCGCGTCCCTGGTGCGCTCGGGGCCGAGCGGGGTGAGCTGGTCCGCGGTGCGGTACGGGGTGCCGGGCACGAACTCCATGACGTAGAACGGCGCTCCGAGCACCTCCTCGTCCTCGCACAGCAGCACCGGACGCGGCACCGGCACGTTCGTCGGGTGCAGGGCGCTGATCACCCGGTGTTCGCGCCGCATGTCGTGCGCGGTGGCCAGCACGTGACCGAGCGGCGGCCGGCGTACGACCCACTGCGACGCGCCGTCGGTGACGGCGTAGGTGAGGTTCGACCGTCCGCCCTCGATCAGCCGGCCGGTCAGCGGGCCGTGCACCAGGCCCGGCCGTTCGCGGTCGAGCAGACCGCGCAGCCGGTCGGGATCGAGGCCAGGCGGGTGGTCGGCAACCATCGTCGCTCCTACGGACACGGGAAACAGGACTCGACCAATGATGCCGACCGGTCGGTATGTAGTCCAGAGTGTCGCGTGAACGTGACCCGGGCCACGATAGGCCGACAGCTCCCCGCCCGGGTCGGCGGGGAGCTGCGAAGGGGTGGTCGGCGGCCGCCGGCGGCGGGTGCCGGACGCTCAGTGGTCGTCCCAGTGGCCGTTGTGCGCGGCGTGCCGGTGGCCGTCGTGCAGGTAGTCGACGTGGTCGCCGTGCTGGACCCGCAGGTGGCCGCAGTTCTCGTCGTGCTGGTGGTCGTGGTCCGCGTGGGCGGCGTGCCCGCTGGGCTCGCACTCGTCCCAGTGCCCGTCGTGCTCGCGGTGCAGGTGACCGTCGTGCGCGTAGTCGATGTGGTCGCCGTGCGGAACCTCGTCGTGCCCGCAGGCCGGGCCGTGGGCGTGCGGGTGCGCGGAGTGTTCCTGGTGGAGGGTGGTCATGGCGTTCACCTTCGTGGTCCGGGTGATGACGACGGACAGGCTGCCATGCGAAGAGAACATATCCCGACATTCGGGGTGCGTGGCGTGCGACTGCCGACCCGGACCCGACCTGCGGACCCGACCGCGTACCTGCCCCGCGGACCCGGTGGCGTTTCAGAGGACGAGTGCCGACGCGCAGGCCGCCATGGCCACGGTGCACGCCACCGCCGCCACCGCGTGGCGGGCCGAGAGGGCCCGGGGGCGGTCGGTCGCCGTCAGGGCGCCGATCCGGTGGTGGGCCACCAGCAGGAAGACCAGCCAGAGGGCGAAGCACAGGGCGCAGACGACGATCCGGACGGCCGAGGCACCGCCGTGCAGCGCGGTCCGCATCGCGAGCACGGCGGCCACCGTCCCCGACAGCGTGGTGCGCCGCCAGGCGAGCCGGGTGCGCTCCGGCTGGAGCCCCGGATCCCGCTCCCGCGCGGCGGTCCCGGTCACGCCTCCCACCCGACCAGTACGACGATCACCATCGCCACGGCCACCACCGCGACGACGAGGGACAGCAGCGCCGGGAAGCGGGAGACCGGCAGGTCCTCGCCGCGGCGCATGGCGCGTTCGCAGCGCATCCAGTGATCGACCGCCCGCAGGGAGCACAGCACGCCCGCGGCCAGCAGCGCGAGCGCCAGCCCGACCCGCCAGCCCCGGCTCAGATCGGGCAGGAACTGGTCCACCGCGAACCCGCCGCCGATCAGCGCGAGGGCCGTGCGCAGCCAGGCCAGGAACGTACGCTCGTTCGCCAGCGAGAACCGGTAGTCGGGGGTGGCGCCCTCCGTCCGGATCCGCTCGGGTGCGAACCACAGCCGGACGCTCCGTACGATGTCGATCACGTGCGCGACTCTAGCCGGGTCCGCTCGGGGCCACCGTGGCCGTCGCCGGGCGTTCCGGGGGACAGGTGGGCCGTGTCACGGCGGGGCGACGGCAGGGGCCGCGGGCCCGCCGTCAGCTTTCGGACCGGAACGCGTGCAGCCGCCGGTAGGCGGCCAGCCCGTCCGGCACCCACTCCCACTCGTCGAGCCGTCGCCGCACCTCCGCCTCGGTCAGGAAGTCGTGCCAGGCGACCTCCTCGACCTGCGGCCGGACCGGCAGGTCGCAGCGCACCTGGTGGACGGCGCACCACCAGGCGTGCCCGGCGCCGTTGTCGTAGAGGAACTTGAACAGATACTCCGGACGGGGGAGGCCCGTGACGCCGAGCTCCTCCTCGGCCTCACGCAGCGCCGCGTCGTCGTAGGACTCGCCCGCCCCGACGACACCGCCGACGAACATGTCGTGGAGCCCGGGGAACACCAGCTTGGTCGGGGTGCGGCGGTGGACGAAGATCCGGCCCTCCGTGTCCCGGGCCAGGATGAAGACGCACCGGTGGCGGAGCCCGCGCGCGTACGCCTCCCCACGCGGGGACTGCCCGATGACCCGGTCCTGCTCGTCGACGATGTCGAGGATTTCGTCAGCAGCGCTCATACGGCCATCCAAGCAGGCCGGGGCCGGGCGGCGGATCGTGTCCCGCTCCCCGTGACCCCGCGACCGGCCACGACGGCACGGGGCGACGCTCCCGGCGGGGCGGGGCCGCGCCCGCCTCAGGGCGTCTGGAGTGCCGGAACGCGGGCCGGGGTGCGCGCGCCGCGCGGCATCGCCGGGTGCAGGCCGAGCAGGACGATGCCGGCCACCACCGCGATCAGACCCGTCGCTTCCCAGGCCGGCGCGCCGGCGTCGGTGCGCAGCCGGTCGCCGAGGAAGCCCACGCCGCAGGCGATCCCGGCCAGGGGCTGGGCGGCGGTGAGAGCGGGCAGCGACTTGCGCAGGGACGCGCTCTCGAACGCGCTCTGGACCAGGATCAGCCCCGTGACGCCGAGCAGCAGCACGGCGTACGGCTGCCAGGAGGTCAGCAACTGCGCCGGTCCGCCCGCGGCGAACAGTTCGCCGCTGACCCGGGTCAGCGCGTCCTGCACGCCGTACAGCAGCCCGGCGGCCAGGGCCAGCAGCACCGGGCCGGAGGTCAGCCGGACGCGGCGGGCGTACGTCGCCAGCAGCAGCGCCGTGCCCACCGTCCCGCCGATGATCAGCCACAGCCGCAGCGGATCCGCGACGGCGCCGCCCCCGTGCGGTTCGCCGGCCAGGAGGAACGCGGTGACACCGCCCGCGAGCAGCGCGAGGCCCGCCCAGCCCTGGCGGCCCAGCGGGCAGCCGGTCCGCCGGCGGGACAGGGCGAGGGCGAACAGCAGGTTGGTGGCGAGGAGCGGTTCCACCAGGGAGAGCCGGCCCTGGGCGAGGGCCGCGGCGCCGAGCGCCATGCCGGCCACCATCAGAGCTGTCCCGCCGAGCCAGCTCGGCACCTTCATCAGGTCGAGCAGCAGCCGCGGGGAGAGGAAGTCGCCGAGCGGCGCCCGCTGGGCCGCGCTCTGCTGGAGGACGAAGCCGAACCCCAGACAGCACGCGGCGCTCACGGCGAGGGCCAGGACCAGTACCGACAAGCTGCCTACCTCACTGATCATCCACCGGGTGACGGGCACCGGGCGGAGGAAAGGGGGACACGTGCGAGCGACCGTGGCGGCTCGTCGTCCGGGGCGCCCCGCCGAGCGGAGCGGTGGGGCCGACGCGGCCGCACGGCCATGGTCGGGTGCCCGGCACCACCGCGCCATGGCACACGTCACATCCAGGGGCGTCGATGGGGAGCGGGTGCGCCCGCCCGTGCGCGAACCGTACCGGGCCGGGACGCAGGTCCGCGCCCTCGGCAAGTCCCGTTGCCCACAAGGCAGTTGACGGCCGCCGAGAACCGGCCCGGCTTGACGGAAAGCGTTGGCTATGGGTTTGCTGTGCGGTCGTCGGCCCGATCGCGGGCCGGCATCCGGCAACGTCACCTGAGGAAAGTCCAAGTCCCACGGTGTTCTTACCCCCGCCCACCCGTGCCCGAGAGTGCGCGGACCGGGCCTTCGACGCGGCCCTGGACGACACGGAGCTGGGCGCCGCACGCACCGCCCTCGCACAGGGCCGCTGGCAGGTCGCCCGCTCCCTGCTCGCCCGCACCGGCGACGACTGGGACCGGCGCGGACACCGCGTCACCGTCCTCGCGCTGGAACCGTACAGCGCCGCCTGGGCCCACGAGTGGCTCGCCGCGGAGCCCGGCTCGGCCGACGCCGCCGTCCTGCTCGCCCTGGCGCAGGTGCGTCGCGCGCTGCGCCGCAAGGGCACGCCCGACTGCGCCCGTGAGGCGTGCCGCGCCGCCGTCGTGCTCGCCCCGGCCGATCCCACCCCCTGGCTCGGCCTGCTCATGCTGGAGCGAGCCCTGGGCACGCGCGACGCGGTGGTCCGGGCGTTCGAGCAGGTCCGGGCACGCTGCGCCGACCACCACCACGCCCACCACCTGATGGTCGCCCGCCTCGCCGAGGAGGGCGCCGACGGCCCGGACCCGGCGCACGAGGTGTACGACTTCGCCGACCGGGCCGCCCGGCGCGCCCCCGCCGACTCCCCCCTCGCCGTGCTGCCGGTCGTCGCCCGGGCGGAGCGGTACCGCGCCCTGGCCACCTCCGGGTGCGAGCCCTCCGACCCGGCCGCCTCGGACCACTGGTGCACCCGAGGGGCCCGCCGGGTGATGAGCGCGGCCTTCGACTGGTGGCTGGAGTGGGAGCAGGACGGCCACCCGCGCCGCCTGGTCGACCTGAACTACCTCGCCCACGCCAAGTACTGCGAAGGCAGGGACGCCGAGGCCGCCGCCCTGTTCCAGCGCATCGGCGACCATGTCACCGCACGCCCCTGGTCGTATCCGGACCGTGCCGCGCACGCCGCTTTCCGCGCCGCGCGCGACCGGGCTCTCGGCGTGCGCTGAGGCAACATGCGCTCGTGCGCCGAGAGGGCGTGCGCTCCTGTGCCGAGGGGGCGTGCGCCGAGGCGCGGACGCCGGGTCCGTCGTGCGGTGCTCGTGCGACGGGCGGGCCGGCCGGGGCGACCGCGGCACAGGCGGTGGTGACGGAATGCTGACGGTGAGCGCCGTCCCTGGCCGCGCGGGGCGTGCGAGTGCTCGAATGGGTGCGTGAACTCCGGACAACCCGAGGACACCGGCCGGCCGATCGGCCGCCGTGTCCTGCTCGCGACCCTCGGCCTGGGAGCCCTCGGCGTCGCTGCCGCGCCCACCCTCCAGGGCGGACTGGAGTCCTTCCTCGGCAGCGCCGCCGACAAGGACCCCACGGGCCTGACGGGCCTGCTGCCCAACGGCGGCGGCTTCCGCTACTACTCGGTCGCCTCGTCCGTACCGCGCAAGAACGCCACGTCCTACCGCCTGACCGTCGACGGCCTGGTGGACCGGCCGCGCGCCTACACACTGGCCGACCTGCGTGCCCTGCCGCAGACCCGCCTGGTGCGCGACGTGCAGTGCGTCACCGGGTGGCGGGTCCCGGACACGCCGTTCGAGGGGGTGCGCCTGTCCCGGCTCCTGGACGCCGCGGGAGTGCGTCCCGCGGCCGGGGCGGTGCGTTTCACCTGCTTCGACGGCGCCTACTCCGAGTCCCTCACCCTCGACCAGGCCCGCCGCGCCGACGTCCTGGTCGCCCTGCGCATGCAGGACGAGGACCTCGGCCACACCCACGGCGGCCCGGTCCGGCTGTACGTGGCTCCCATGTACTTCTACAAGTCCGCCAAGTGGCTCTCCGGCATCACCGTCACCGAGGACGTACGGCCGGGCTACTGGGAGGAGCGGGGCTACGACGTCGACGCCTGGGTGGGCCGTTCGAACGGACGCGACGATGAACCCACCGGTTGACGCGCCCGCCGCGACCCGGGTCCGCCGGTTCGGCACGGCCGAGCGGTGGGTGCACCGGACCACGGCCGTCCTGATGGGTGTCTGCGTACTCACCGCGGCCTGTCTCTACCTCCCCGAGCCGGCGCAGCTCGTCGGCCGCCGTGCCCTCGTGGTCACGGTCCACGAGTGGGCCGGTCTCGCCCTGCCGGTGCCCCTCCTCGCCGGCCTCGCCTCCCGGGCGCTGCGGTCCGACCTGCGGCTGCTGAACCGCTTCGGCCCGCACGACGGGGTCTGGCTGCGGGCCGCCCTGCGCCGCGACCGGCGGGACGAGGCGCGACCGGCGGGGAAGTTCAACGCCGGGCAGAAGATCTACGCTGCCTGGATCGCCGGCGCGACGCTGGTGATGCTCGGCACCGGGCTGATCATGTGGTTCACGCACCTGACCCCGCTGGTGTGGCGCACCGGTGCGACCTTCGTCCACGACTGGCTGGCCCTGACCATCGGCATCGTCCTCGCGGGGCACATCGGCATGGCGCTGGCGGACCCGGAGGCCCGGCGGGGGATGCGGACGGGGCTGGTGAGCCGGGAGTGGGCAGAGCGCCGGCATGCGCTCTGGCGCCGGTGAGCGTCCGCGCGTCACGCGCGTGAGAAGGGCGTCCGGGCCCGGGGCTGATTCGCCCCGGGCCCGGACGCCTTCCGCGGCTCGGACAGTGCCGGCCGCCGACCGCCGCGCGGCCCCCGCAGGAGCCGCGCGGCGGTCATATGAGCAGCGACAGCAGCAGCACCAGCGCGCCCGCGACCACCGAGATGATCGTCTCCATGATCGACCAGGTCTTGATCGTCTGGCCGACGCTCAGCCCGAAGTACTCCTTCACCAGCCAGAAGCCGGCGTCGTTGACATGGCTGAAGAACAGTGAGCCGGCGCCGATGGCCAGGACCAGCAGCGCGGCGTGCGTGGTGGACATGTCGGCCGCGAGCGGCGCGACCAGACCGGCCGCCGAGATGGTCGCCACGGTCGCCGAACCCGTCGCCAGCCGGATCGCCACGGCGATCAGCCAGGCCAGCAGCAGCGCCGGGATCGACCAGTCCTCGGAGATCTCCAGGACCATCTGACCCACACCGGAGTCGATCAGCGTCTGCTTGAAGCCGCCGCCGGCCCCCACGATCAGCAGGATGCCCGCGATGGGCGCGAGGCCCTTCTCGACGATCCCGGAGACGCGCTCCTTGGAGAAGCCGGCCGGGCGGCCCAGCGTGAAGATGCCGACGAGCACCGAGGTCAGCAGGGCGATCAGCGGGGAACCGGCCACGTCGAAGACACGCTGCACGGTGTTCTCGGGGTCGTCCACGACGATGTCGACCAGTGCCTTGGACAGCATCAGGAAGACCGGCAGCAGGATCGTTGTCAGCGTGGCGGCGAAGCTCGGCCGCTTCTCCAGCTCCTCCGAGGGGCGCTGCGGGATCATCCGCTCCGGAGCCGGGACGTCCACCCACCTGGCGGCGTAGCGCGAGAACAGCGGACCGGCGATGACCACCGTCGGGATGGCGACGAGCACGCCGAGCGCCAGGGTCACTCCGAGGTTGGCCCCCACGGCGTCGATGGCGACCAGCGGCCCGGGGTGCGGCGGGACCAGGCCGTGCATGACCGACAGACCCGCCAGCGCCGGGATGCCGATGCGCATCAGCGAGTGGTTGCCGCGCTTGGCGACCATCAGGACGACCGGGATCAGCAGGACGACGCCGACCTCGAAGAACAGCGGCAGGCCGATCACCGACGCGATGAGCACCATGGTCCAGGGCATGGAGCGCCCGCTCGACCTGGCGAGGATGGTGTCGACGATCTCGTCGGCGCCGCCGGAGTCGGCGAGCATCTTGCCGAGGATCGCGCCGAGCGCGATCAGCACGCCGACGCCTGCCACCGTGGCACCGAGTCCCGCGGTGAAACTGGCGATGACCTTGTCCAGCGGCGCGCCGGCGAAGGCTCCGAGCGCCAGCGACCCGATGGTCAGCGCCAGGAAGGCGTGGAGCTTGTACTTGGTGATGAGCAGGACGATGACGGCGATGCCGGCCAGCACGGCGATGCCCAGCTGGGCGTGGCCGGCCGAGGTGATCGGCTCGACGGTGTCCGCTGCCAGCATCTCGGCGCTGAGTCTGGTCACGGGGGGTTCCCTTGTCAGTGGTGGGGTGAGGGGGAAGGTGTGGGGGGTGGTGGTGCGGGGGTCACGAGGCCGGCGGCGCCGACCCCTCCAGCCCGTCCAGCGCCGCGAGGGCGCGGGCGGTGATCTCCTCGGGGGTGCCCGAGACGTCCACCGCGACACCGGCCTCGTCGGCCTGGAGCGGCTGGAGCGTGGCGAACTGCGAGTCCAGCAGCGTCGTCGGCATGAAGTGGCCCTGCCGGTACGACATCCGGTCCTCGATCAGCTCCCGGTCGCCCGTGAGATGCACGAAGACGATGTCCGGGGCCGCCGACCTGAGCCGGTCGCGGTAGGACCTCTTCAGCGCGGAACTGCTGACCACCCCGCCCAGCCCGGCCCGTCCGTGGGCCCAGGCGCCGATGGCGTCGAGCCAGGGCCACCTGTCGTCGTCGTCGAGCGGGGTGCCGGCCGACATCTTGGCGATGTTCGCCGGCGGGTGGAAGTCGTCGCCCTCGGCGTACGGGACGCCGAGCCCGGCGGCGAGCAGCGGACCGATGGTGGTCTTGCCCGTGCCGGCGACGCCCATCACCACGACGACGTGAGGGGTTCGCATGACTGCCTCGCTGTCTTCCTCGACCTGCGACGTCGGCGTCCTTCGTCCGACGTCGACGACACTGAAACCTATTAGGTACGACGAATTCAAGAGTCTGTGACATATAAGTCTGACTTTTTGTTCCCGTGACCCGGCCCGTACGCTGAGTGCATGAGCACACCGGGCCGGGGGTTGCACGGCCGAGTACTGGACACCCTCGGTCCCGAGATCACCGCAGGCGA
Coding sequences:
- a CDS encoding phosphotransferase family protein → MVADHPPGLDPDRLRGLLDRERPGLVHGPLTGRLIEGGRSNLTYAVTDGASQWVVRRPPLGHVLATAHDMRREHRVISALHPTNVPVPRPVLLCEDEEVLGAPFYVMEFVPGTPYRTADQLTPLGPERTRDAVLSLVDTLVDLHAVDPAEVGLADFGRPEGFLDRQLRRWGKQLDASRNRELAGIDELHAALGRELPRSPAPTVVHGDYRLDNVLIGADDRITAILDWEMSTLGDPLTDLGLLVMYSTPLGTSHSPVSTTAEAAGHPAPAEIVERYAARSGRDAAAISWYTAFAWFKLAVILEGIHYRYTLGQTVGGGFDRIGELVPVFIEHGLTTLQEG
- a CDS encoding DUF202 domain-containing protein yields the protein MTGTAARERDPGLQPERTRLAWRRTTLSGTVAAVLAMRTALHGGASAVRIVVCALCFALWLVFLLVAHHRIGALTATDRPRALSARHAVAAVACTVAMAACASALVL
- a CDS encoding YidH family protein, translated to MIDIVRSVRLWFAPERIRTEGATPDYRFSLANERTFLAWLRTALALIGGGFAVDQFLPDLSRGWRVGLALALLAAGVLCSLRAVDHWMRCERAMRRGEDLPVSRFPALLSLVVAVVAVAMVIVVLVGWEA
- a CDS encoding NUDIX hydrolase, which produces MSAADEILDIVDEQDRVIGQSPRGEAYARGLRHRCVFILARDTEGRIFVHRRTPTKLVFPGLHDMFVGGVVGAGESYDDAALREAEEELGVTGLPRPEYLFKFLYDNGAGHAWWCAVHQVRCDLPVRPQVEEVAWHDFLTEAEVRRRLDEWEWVPDGLAAYRRLHAFRSES
- a CDS encoding DMT family transporter; its protein translation is MSVLVLALAVSAACCLGFGFVLQQSAAQRAPLGDFLSPRLLLDLMKVPSWLGGTALMVAGMALGAAALAQGRLSLVEPLLATNLLFALALSRRRTGCPLGRQGWAGLALLAGGVTAFLLAGEPHGGGAVADPLRLWLIIGGTVGTALLLATYARRVRLTSGPVLLALAAGLLYGVQDALTRVSGELFAAGGPAQLLTSWQPYAVLLLGVTGLILVQSAFESASLRKSLPALTAAQPLAGIACGVGFLGDRLRTDAGAPAWEATGLIAVVAGIVLLGLHPAMPRGARTPARVPALQTP
- a CDS encoding molybdopterin-dependent oxidoreductase, producing MNSGQPEDTGRPIGRRVLLATLGLGALGVAAAPTLQGGLESFLGSAADKDPTGLTGLLPNGGGFRYYSVASSVPRKNATSYRLTVDGLVDRPRAYTLADLRALPQTRLVRDVQCVTGWRVPDTPFEGVRLSRLLDAAGVRPAAGAVRFTCFDGAYSESLTLDQARRADVLVALRMQDEDLGHTHGGPVRLYVAPMYFYKSAKWLSGITVTEDVRPGYWEERGYDVDAWVGRSNGRDDEPTG
- a CDS encoding cytochrome b/b6 domain-containing protein encodes the protein MNPPVDAPAATRVRRFGTAERWVHRTTAVLMGVCVLTAACLYLPEPAQLVGRRALVVTVHEWAGLALPVPLLAGLASRALRSDLRLLNRFGPHDGVWLRAALRRDRRDEARPAGKFNAGQKIYAAWIAGATLVMLGTGLIMWFTHLTPLVWRTGATFVHDWLALTIGIVLAGHIGMALADPEARRGMRTGLVSREWAERRHALWRR
- a CDS encoding gluconate:H+ symporter; this encodes MTRLSAEMLAADTVEPITSAGHAQLGIAVLAGIAVIVLLITKYKLHAFLALTIGSLALGAFAGAPLDKVIASFTAGLGATVAGVGVLIALGAILGKMLADSGGADEIVDTILARSSGRSMPWTMVLIASVIGLPLFFEVGVVLLIPVVLMVAKRGNHSLMRIGIPALAGLSVMHGLVPPHPGPLVAIDAVGANLGVTLALGVLVAIPTVVIAGPLFSRYAARWVDVPAPERMIPQRPSEELEKRPSFAATLTTILLPVFLMLSKALVDIVVDDPENTVQRVFDVAGSPLIALLTSVLVGIFTLGRPAGFSKERVSGIVEKGLAPIAGILLIVGAGGGFKQTLIDSGVGQMVLEISEDWSIPALLLAWLIAVAIRLATGSATVATISAAGLVAPLAADMSTTHAALLVLAIGAGSLFFSHVNDAGFWLVKEYFGLSVGQTIKTWSIMETIISVVAGALVLLLSLLI
- a CDS encoding gluconokinase; protein product: MRTPHVVVVMGVAGTGKTTIGPLLAAGLGVPYAEGDDFHPPANIAKMSAGTPLDDDDRWPWLDAIGAWAHGRAGLGGVVSSSALKRSYRDRLRSAAPDIVFVHLTGDRELIEDRMSYRQGHFMPTTLLDSQFATLQPLQADEAGVAVDVSGTPEEITARALAALDGLEGSAPPAS